One window of the Piliocolobus tephrosceles isolate RC106 chromosome 17, ASM277652v3, whole genome shotgun sequence genome contains the following:
- the DPEP2NB gene encoding DPEP2 neighbor protein yields MSDRILYILSNMSSVPWEGSAAAAVPATSPPTPGHYHVLYRGCGETQVGWHGETYCLVGGYRAYGDTPLATSTKAEAEKPAPSRAPKRRQATTESDKDLGCSSPKIQRLEYSGRRLTPQKLAG; encoded by the exons ATGTCTGACCGGATCCTCTATATTCTCTCTAACATGTCCTCTGTCCCCTGGGAGGGCAGCGCAGCAG CTGCAGTGCCTGCCACTTCTCCTCCCACACCTGGGCACTACCATGTTCTCTACCGAGGGTGTGGAGAAACTCAGGTAGGCTGGCATGGGGAGACGTACTGCCTGGTTGGTGGCTACCGGGCCTATGGGGATACCCCTTTGGCCACCTCAACAAAGGCTGAAGCAGAGAAGCCGGCCCCCAGCCGTGCTCCCAAGAGACGTCAAGCTACAACAGAGTCAGATAAAGACCTTGGTTGCTCTAGCCCCAAAATTCAGCGCTTGGAGTATAGTGGCAGGAGACTGACCCCACAGAAGCTTGCTGGATGA